In a single window of the Papaver somniferum cultivar HN1 chromosome 8, ASM357369v1, whole genome shotgun sequence genome:
- the LOC113302798 gene encoding probable aspartyl aminopeptidase isoform X1 yields MAGVVDSYDGVVSEIINFLNASPTAFHAVDEAKRLLKKAGFEQISEKQDWKLQVGKKYFFTRNYSSIVAFAIGKMFVAGNGFHIVGAHTDSPCLKLKPVSKVTKAGFLEVGVQTYGGGLWHTWFDRDLTVAGRLIIRESKDGAVSYSHRLVRIHEPIMRIPNLAIHLDRSTDGFKPNSQTHLVPILATSVKAELNKAAAGNVSAESDGKTSNDKKDTDDKKHHSLLLQLLASEVGCKPEDICDFELQLCDTQPSIVAGALKEFIFSGRLDNLCMSFCSLKALIDSTSSESSLEDEPGVRMVALFDHEEVGSNSAQGAGSPVMFDALSRVTDSLNSSTSKLLEKAIQKSFVVSADMAHALHPNYMVWHVLSCLKQFCIFCISSFLYVILFQDKHEENHQPKMHGGLVIKHNANQRYATNAVTSFIFREIAEKHNLPIQDFVVRNDMPCGSTIGPILASGIGIRTVDIGAPQLSMHSIREMCAVDDVKHSYQHLKAFYEEFSQLDGKITVDI; encoded by the exons ATGGCAGGAGTAGTAGACTCATACGACGGAGTTGTTTCTGAAATCATCAACTTTCTCAATGCTTCTCCAACTGCTTTTCATGCTGTTG ATGAGGCAAAAAGGCTATTAAAGAAAGCAGGATTTGAACAAATCTCTGAAAAACAAGATTGGAAGCTTCAAGTTGGAAAGAAGTATTTCTTCACTAGGAATTATTCTAGTATTGTTGCGTTTGCAATCGGGAAAAT GTTTGTTGCTGGTAATGGATTTCATATTGTTGGTGCTCATACTGATAGTCCTTGTCTCAAGCTCAAACCTGTTTCAAAG GTAACTAAAGCAGGTTTTTTGGAGGTTGGTGTTCAAACATATGGAGGTGGTTTATGGCACACTTGGTTCGATCGAGATTTGACTGTTGCAGGACGATTGATTATAAGAGAATCTAAAGATGGTGCCGTTTCATACTCACATCGGCTCGTGAGAATTCACGAGCCGATTATGCGTATtcctaacctagcaattcatttGGACAG GAGTACGGACGGGTTTAAACCGAACTCACAAACTCATCTTGTCCCCATTTTGGCGACATCTGTTAAG GCAGAGTTAAATAAGGCAGCAGCTGGCAATGTTTCAGCTGAAAGTGATGGCAAGACATCTAATGACAAAAAGGACACTGATGATAAGAAGCATCATTCACTTCTATTGCAG CTGCTTGCATCTGAGGTTGGTTGTAAACCAGAAGATATCTGCGATTTTGAGTTACAACTTTGTGACACCCAGCCAAGTATTGTAGCTGGTGCTTTGAAGGAATTTATTTTCTCAGGAAGGCTCGATAATCTTTGCATGTCATTCTGCTCTTTAAAG GCCTTGATAGATTCGACGTCTTCTGAAAGCAGTCTTGAAGATGAGCCTGGTGTAAGAATGGTGGCATTATTTGATCACGAGGAGGTAGGATCTAACTCAGCACAAGGAGCTGGCTCTCCTGTCATGTTTGATGCCCTTTCAAGAGTCACAGATTCCCTCAACTCATCAACGTCCAAG CTGCTTGAGAAAGCAATACAGAAAAGTTTTGTCGTGTCTGCTGATATGGCGCATGCTTTGCACCCAAATTACATGGTATGGCATGTCTTGAGTTGCTTAAAACAATTTTGCATTTTCTGTATTAGCTCTTTCTTATATGTCATTCTCTTTCAGGACAAACATGAAGAAAATCATCAGCCAAAGATGCATGGAGGACTTGTAATCAAACATAATGCTAATCAACGCTATGCAACCAATGCTGTCACCTCTTTCATTTTTCGAGAGATTGCAGAGAAACACAACCTTCCTATTCAG GATTTTGTTGTTCGCAATGATATGCCATGTGGTTCAACCATCGGTCCCATTCTTGCAAGTGGAATCGGTATCCGCACAGTCGATATTGGTGCCCCACAACTTTCAATGCACAGCATTAGAGAGATGTGCGCTGTTGATGATGTGAAGCATTCCTATCAGCATTTAAAGGCTTTTTATGAGGAGTTTTCTCAACTTGATGGGAAGATTACTGTAGACATTTGA
- the LOC113302798 gene encoding probable aspartyl aminopeptidase isoform X2, protein MAGVVDSYDGVVSEIINFLNASPTAFHAVDEAKRLLKKAGFEQISEKQDWKLQVGKKYFFTRNYSSIVAFAIGKMFVAGNGFHIVGAHTDSPCLKLKPVSKVTKAGFLEVGVQTYGGGLWHTWFDRDLTVAGRLIIRESKDGAVSYSHRLVRIHEPIMRIPNLAIHLDRSTDGFKPNSQTHLVPILATSVKAELNKAAAGNVSAESDGKTSNDKKDTDDKKHHSLLLQLLASEVGCKPEDICDFELQLCDTQPSIVAGALKEFIFSGRLDNLCMSFCSLKALIDSTSSESSLEDEPGVRMVALFDHEEVGSNSAQGAGSPVMFDALSRVTDSLNSSTSKLLEKAIQKSFVVSADMAHALHPNYMDKHEENHQPKMHGGLVIKHNANQRYATNAVTSFIFREIAEKHNLPIQDFVVRNDMPCGSTIGPILASGIGIRTVDIGAPQLSMHSIREMCAVDDVKHSYQHLKAFYEEFSQLDGKITVDI, encoded by the exons ATGGCAGGAGTAGTAGACTCATACGACGGAGTTGTTTCTGAAATCATCAACTTTCTCAATGCTTCTCCAACTGCTTTTCATGCTGTTG ATGAGGCAAAAAGGCTATTAAAGAAAGCAGGATTTGAACAAATCTCTGAAAAACAAGATTGGAAGCTTCAAGTTGGAAAGAAGTATTTCTTCACTAGGAATTATTCTAGTATTGTTGCGTTTGCAATCGGGAAAAT GTTTGTTGCTGGTAATGGATTTCATATTGTTGGTGCTCATACTGATAGTCCTTGTCTCAAGCTCAAACCTGTTTCAAAG GTAACTAAAGCAGGTTTTTTGGAGGTTGGTGTTCAAACATATGGAGGTGGTTTATGGCACACTTGGTTCGATCGAGATTTGACTGTTGCAGGACGATTGATTATAAGAGAATCTAAAGATGGTGCCGTTTCATACTCACATCGGCTCGTGAGAATTCACGAGCCGATTATGCGTATtcctaacctagcaattcatttGGACAG GAGTACGGACGGGTTTAAACCGAACTCACAAACTCATCTTGTCCCCATTTTGGCGACATCTGTTAAG GCAGAGTTAAATAAGGCAGCAGCTGGCAATGTTTCAGCTGAAAGTGATGGCAAGACATCTAATGACAAAAAGGACACTGATGATAAGAAGCATCATTCACTTCTATTGCAG CTGCTTGCATCTGAGGTTGGTTGTAAACCAGAAGATATCTGCGATTTTGAGTTACAACTTTGTGACACCCAGCCAAGTATTGTAGCTGGTGCTTTGAAGGAATTTATTTTCTCAGGAAGGCTCGATAATCTTTGCATGTCATTCTGCTCTTTAAAG GCCTTGATAGATTCGACGTCTTCTGAAAGCAGTCTTGAAGATGAGCCTGGTGTAAGAATGGTGGCATTATTTGATCACGAGGAGGTAGGATCTAACTCAGCACAAGGAGCTGGCTCTCCTGTCATGTTTGATGCCCTTTCAAGAGTCACAGATTCCCTCAACTCATCAACGTCCAAG CTGCTTGAGAAAGCAATACAGAAAAGTTTTGTCGTGTCTGCTGATATGGCGCATGCTTTGCACCCAAATTACATG GACAAACATGAAGAAAATCATCAGCCAAAGATGCATGGAGGACTTGTAATCAAACATAATGCTAATCAACGCTATGCAACCAATGCTGTCACCTCTTTCATTTTTCGAGAGATTGCAGAGAAACACAACCTTCCTATTCAG GATTTTGTTGTTCGCAATGATATGCCATGTGGTTCAACCATCGGTCCCATTCTTGCAAGTGGAATCGGTATCCGCACAGTCGATATTGGTGCCCCACAACTTTCAATGCACAGCATTAGAGAGATGTGCGCTGTTGATGATGTGAAGCATTCCTATCAGCATTTAAAGGCTTTTTATGAGGAGTTTTCTCAACTTGATGGGAAGATTACTGTAGACATTTGA
- the LOC113302799 gene encoding sister chromatid cohesion 1 protein 2-like has translation MFYSQCLLSRNGPLRAIWVAAYFHKKLKKEQIAQTDISSSVDEIVLNEYTVTYRVLGYLLLGVVRIYSKKVEYLFDDCQDCLVRINMYKKEKLPKESMCAPHSAITLPDTFALDAFDLEIVEDVTGRSDHVLEQDFSREKSKTNEQTLEEAWEIARNAYFLDKYQEEGTASFASSSHNAAIEDPPLSLAVDIGVRLSPSRSGSHASIEKLQNLQFLQEDYADLEMFSEADEPLTPSKQNMEMNNHEERIISMEMTPPGNENLLSVQLPQEEGCSDLEMSVEIDEPRTPSRQVDEMSSKKERQVKNLEIRLPGLGEPHDISKNHPVASPIDKCADKLSNILGYQGDATPEVVGVQTPARKDQGRRTRKRKVVWDDTAVLPNEVIKQSIYDSSSLVFKRRKAPVTALGTWRANTVPKLCQDFTKPLILGCSWLEDLFYKKKYKVQQVEADKASNNSTEKVHETQSKYSEQHVDMEESYVDPPPLASVGFVKCTTSRVSGENGAEFFSGSEAEEKAATEIPDLGLNLTDEEIGQHEDHQKSGELSVTTRKLAKYLSESFQSKKEQNEKEVLSLEPMLEGRTKRESAKLFYEILVLKTLDMINVKQEAPYDDIVLMPATLQTEKNL, from the exons ATGAAATCGTTCTAAATGAATATACTGTCACGTATAGAGTACTGGGTTACCTTCTTCTTGGTGTGGTCAGAATATACTCAAAGAAAGTCGAGTATCTATTTGATGACTGCCAGGATTGTCTTGTTAGAATCAACATGTACAAAAAAGAGAAGTTACCTAAGGAATCCATGTGTGCCCCACATTCTGCTATCACTCTGCCAGACACATTTGCACTTGATGCTTTTGATTTAGAAATTGTAGAAGATGTGACTGGAAGATCAGATCATGTTTTAGAGCAGGATTTTAGCAG GGAGAAATCGAAAACCAACGAGCAAACACTAGAAG aagcatgggaaatTGCAAGAAATGCTTACTTTTTGGACAAG TATCAAGAGGAGGGCACAGCTTCTTTTGCCAGTAGTTCTCACAACGCAGCAATTGAAGA TCCTCCTTTGTCTCTGGCGGTGGACATTGGAGTGAGACTAAGCCCGTCACGAAGTGGATCACATGCAAGCATCGAGAAGCTTCAAAACCTTcagtttcttcaagaagattatGCAGATCTTGAAATGTTCTCTGAAGCGGATGAACCTCTTACTCCCAGTAAACAAAATATGGAAATGAATAATCACGAGGAACGGATTATTTCGATGGAGATGACACCGCCTGGGAATGAAAATCTTCTAAGCGTTCAGCTGCCTCAAGAAGAGGGATGCTCAGACCTTGAAATGTCTGTTGAAATCGATGAACCTCGGACGCCAAGTAGACAAGTTGATGAAATGAGTAGTAAGAAAGAGCGGCAGGTCAAGAATTTGGAGATTAGATTGCCTGGTCTTGGGGAACCTCATGATATTAGTAAAAACCATCCAGTAGCTTCACCAATAGACAAATGTGCTGACAAGTTGTCGAACATTTTAGGTTATCAAG GTGATGCTACCCCAGAGGTCGTTGGAGTTCAAACTCCCGCTAGGAAGGACCAAGGTAGAAGAACAAGGAAGCGAAAAGTTGTATGGGATGATACAGCAGTGTTACCAAATGA AGTAATCAAGCAAAGCATATATGACTCAAGTTCATTAGTATTTAAGCGGAGAAAAGCTCCAGTGACTGCTCTAGGCACTTGGAGAGCCAACACAGTTCCCAAACTCTGTCAGGACTTTACGAAGCCTTTGATTCTTG GTTGTTCTTGGCTTGAGGACCTCTTCTACAAAAAGAAATATAAGGTCCAACAAGTTGAAGCGGATAAAGCTTCTAACAACTCGACAGAGAAGGTACATGAGACACAATCCAAATATTCGGAACAACATGTAGACATGGAGGAAAGTTATGTTGATCCCCCACCTTTGGCATCTGTTGGGTTTGTTAAGTGCACCACGTCTAGGGTATCTGGCGAAAATGGAGCTGAATTTTTCAGTGGAAGTGAAGCAGAAGAGAAAGCTGCAACTGAGATCCCAGACCTTGGGCTTAATCTGACAGATGAG GAAATAGGCCAGCATGAAGACCATCAAAAGTCAG GTGAATTGTCAGTTACCACAAG AAAATTGGCCAAATATCTGTCTGAAAGCTTTcagagtaaaaaggaacaaaacgaGAAGGAAGTTTTAAGTTTGGAACCAATGCTTGAAGGCAGGACAAAAAGGGAAAGTGCTAAGCTGTTCTATGAAATACTG GTGTTGAAGACATTGGATATGATAAATGTGAAGCAAGAAGCTCCATATGATGACATAGTATTGATGCCAGCAACTCTGCAAACTGAAAAAAATCTCTAG